One window from the genome of Enterococcus haemoperoxidus ATCC BAA-382 encodes:
- a CDS encoding NUDIX hydrolase N-terminal domain-containing protein, protein MEKELSVLLAKLQGIAQTGKKYGKDIFDQERYDELSKVTKQLIETLYPSLSDKELTVLLEKDEGYATPKVDIRAVIFNQEGKLLLVKEKSDNCWALPGGWADIGYSPKEIAEKETMEEAGISVIAERLIAVLDMSKHDFPPKLTYVYKFFIQCVAENQELKTGIETNDAGYFSLQEIYLLALSKQRNIIDNFEMIFADYQNEKNIMICD, encoded by the coding sequence ATGGAAAAAGAACTAAGTGTTTTATTAGCAAAACTTCAAGGGATTGCACAAACGGGGAAAAAATATGGAAAAGATATTTTTGATCAAGAACGATACGACGAACTTTCTAAGGTAACAAAACAGTTAATAGAAACTTTGTACCCTAGTTTATCTGATAAAGAGTTAACAGTTCTTCTCGAAAAAGACGAAGGATATGCAACGCCAAAAGTAGATATTCGAGCAGTTATCTTCAATCAAGAAGGGAAGTTATTGCTGGTAAAAGAAAAAAGTGACAACTGCTGGGCTTTGCCAGGAGGTTGGGCTGATATTGGCTATTCACCGAAAGAAATTGCTGAAAAAGAAACAATGGAAGAAGCAGGAATATCCGTTATAGCTGAGCGCTTGATTGCCGTGTTAGATATGTCAAAACATGATTTCCCCCCTAAATTGACTTATGTTTATAAATTTTTTATTCAATGTGTCGCTGAAAATCAAGAATTAAAAACTGGAATTGAGACGAATGATGCTGGCTATTTTTCACTACAAGAAATTTATTTGCTTGCTCTCTCTAAACAACGAAACATCATCGATAATTTTGAAATGATTTTTGCTGATTATCAAAATGAAAAAAATATCATGATTTGTGATTAG
- a CDS encoding alpha/beta hydrolase: MKKWQKRLLWFIGVLATVILVGLFYIKTITYTPTTMALEVSQKAHDENGVLFFKGNEEKPALIFYQGALVENASYSVWAEKVAEAGFSVYLVKQPLNLAVLGQNKAEQVIHSNNLKNYVIGGHSLGGVMASRFAAEQDNNALKGVFFLASYPDEKGSLSKFKGQVLSLTGSEDGVLNWQAYGQAKKYLPKQTVFEKIKGGNHAGFGSYGEQKGDKPALINNDEQQEEVANQLIDWLKTIN, from the coding sequence ATGAAAAAATGGCAAAAACGATTACTTTGGTTTATAGGAGTACTTGCAACAGTGATTTTGGTCGGTTTATTTTATATAAAAACTATTACCTATACCCCGACGACAATGGCTTTGGAAGTATCTCAAAAAGCACATGATGAAAATGGAGTGTTATTTTTTAAAGGAAACGAAGAGAAACCGGCACTTATTTTTTATCAAGGAGCTTTAGTTGAAAATGCTAGTTATAGTGTTTGGGCTGAGAAAGTAGCAGAGGCTGGATTTTCAGTTTATCTCGTAAAACAGCCCTTAAATCTAGCTGTTTTAGGCCAAAATAAAGCGGAGCAAGTCATTCACTCTAATAATCTAAAAAATTATGTGATCGGTGGGCATTCACTAGGAGGAGTTATGGCTAGTCGTTTTGCTGCTGAACAAGATAATAATGCATTAAAAGGTGTATTTTTCCTAGCAAGTTACCCTGACGAAAAAGGGAGTCTTTCAAAGTTTAAAGGACAAGTACTCTCATTGACAGGCTCTGAAGATGGTGTTTTAAATTGGCAAGCATATGGTCAAGCCAAAAAATATTTACCTAAACAAACTGTTTTTGAAAAAATCAAAGGTGGAAACCACGCCGGATTTGGTAGTTATGGTGAACAAAAAGGAGATAAACCTGCTCTAATTAACAATGACGAACAACAAGAAGAAGTCGCTAATCAGCTAATTGATTGGTTAAAGACAATCAACTAA
- the xerD gene encoding site-specific tyrosine recombinase XerD, with protein sequence MEEQIIDYLHYLQIERGLSLNTRKSYERDLHKYVTFLKEQKIETWQVIDRYIIMEYLQTLYNENNSSATIIRMISSLRGFHQFLRQERLTDHDPMQHIDSPKKAQKLPSTLSVEEVTSLIETPDTTKPLGVRNRTILEVMYATGLRVSELVELKIGDLHLSMGLLQTIGKGDKERIIPLGDYAIQWIEKYLEEARPVLIKKNQSETHLFVNHHGKPLSRQGVWKNLKQIVREAGINKNITPHTLRHSFATHLLENGADLRIVQELLGHADISTTQIYTHITKQRMADVYKQHFPRA encoded by the coding sequence ATGGAAGAACAAATTATTGACTATCTGCATTACTTACAAATAGAACGAGGGCTTTCCCTTAACACAAGAAAAAGCTATGAACGAGACTTACATAAATATGTCACTTTTCTAAAAGAGCAGAAGATCGAAACTTGGCAAGTGATTGACCGTTATATAATTATGGAATATTTACAAACATTGTATAATGAGAACAACTCATCTGCGACAATTATTCGAATGATTTCAAGTCTTAGAGGTTTTCATCAGTTTTTAAGACAAGAACGATTGACAGATCACGACCCAATGCAGCATATCGATTCACCTAAAAAAGCACAAAAACTCCCTAGTACACTGTCTGTAGAAGAAGTTACTTCACTGATTGAAACACCAGATACAACCAAACCTTTAGGCGTAAGAAACCGAACAATTTTAGAGGTCATGTATGCTACTGGACTTCGAGTGAGTGAGCTTGTAGAACTAAAAATAGGGGATTTACACTTATCAATGGGATTATTACAGACAATTGGTAAAGGGGATAAAGAACGGATCATTCCCTTAGGTGATTACGCGATTCAATGGATTGAAAAATACCTAGAAGAAGCACGGCCTGTTTTGATCAAAAAAAATCAAAGTGAGACACATTTGTTTGTAAATCATCATGGTAAGCCGTTATCACGCCAAGGAGTTTGGAAAAATTTAAAACAAATCGTCCGAGAAGCAGGGATCAATAAGAATATAACGCCACATACATTGCGACATAGCTTTGCGACACATTTATTGGAAAATGGTGCGGATTTGAGAATTGTACAAGAACTACTCGGACACGCAGATATTTCTACAACTCAAATTTATACCCATATTACAAAACAGCGGATGGCAGATGTTTACAAACAACACTTCCCAAGAGCTTAA
- a CDS encoding ferredoxin, with amino-acid sequence MLCKIIPEKCIACGLCQVYAPEIFDYNDDGIVIFKNDREALQEFVSRNEQDNALIAYRKCPVRAIEIIEK; translated from the coding sequence ATGTTATGTAAAATAATTCCTGAAAAGTGCATTGCTTGCGGGTTGTGCCAAGTCTATGCACCAGAAATTTTTGATTATAATGACGATGGGATCGTCATTTTTAAAAATGATCGCGAGGCCCTTCAAGAATTTGTTTCTAGAAATGAACAGGACAATGCGTTAATAGCGTACCGCAAATGTCCTGTTCGTGCAATAGAGATCATAGAAAAATAA
- a CDS encoding alpha/beta hydrolase — protein sequence MNRIVKILIAIVVLVVIVLTGAGMYFYNYAVVPSTKDFLAGDTPGTDVEAKTPEEKWFKDKNNRSYWDLTSKDGLKLKAIYLPAEEKTDKNVIMAHGYMGSAETMASFAKMYHDWGYNVLVPDARGHGESEGDYIGFGWPERKDYLQWIDKMVTENGKDSQITLYGISMGGATVMMTSGEKLPENVKAIVEDCGYSTVNGELAYQLKDMFNLPAFPLVPVTSLITKIRAGYFFGEASSVAQLKKNKVPMLFIHGDADKFVPFKMLNEVYNATDAPKEKFVVKGAEHAKAYTVDPEAYKKKVESFLTKYVD from the coding sequence ATGAATCGCATAGTAAAAATTTTGATAGCTATAGTTGTTTTAGTTGTAATCGTACTAACAGGAGCAGGGATGTATTTCTATAATTATGCTGTTGTTCCTTCAACAAAAGATTTCTTAGCTGGGGATACACCAGGAACCGATGTTGAAGCTAAAACACCAGAAGAAAAATGGTTTAAAGACAAAAATAATCGTTCATATTGGGATTTGACGTCTAAAGATGGATTAAAGTTAAAAGCAATTTATTTACCTGCTGAAGAGAAAACGGATAAAAATGTTATTATGGCTCATGGGTATATGGGAAGCGCCGAGACAATGGCGAGCTTTGCTAAAATGTACCATGACTGGGGTTATAATGTTTTAGTGCCGGATGCTCGAGGACATGGTGAAAGTGAAGGCGATTATATTGGTTTTGGCTGGCCAGAGCGAAAAGACTATCTTCAATGGATCGATAAAATGGTTACTGAAAATGGTAAAGATAGTCAAATCACTTTATACGGTATTAGTATGGGTGGTGCCACAGTCATGATGACTAGCGGCGAAAAACTACCTGAAAATGTCAAAGCGATCGTGGAAGATTGTGGCTACTCAACTGTAAATGGGGAACTCGCTTATCAATTGAAAGATATGTTCAATTTACCGGCGTTCCCACTAGTTCCGGTTACAAGTTTGATTACTAAAATTCGTGCAGGTTATTTCTTTGGCGAAGCAAGTTCTGTCGCCCAATTGAAGAAAAATAAAGTACCAATGTTGTTTATTCACGGAGATGCAGATAAATTTGTGCCATTTAAAATGTTGAATGAAGTATATAATGCAACGGATGCACCAAAAGAAAAATTTGTCGTAAAAGGTGCAGAACATGCTAAAGCTTATACCGTTGATCCAGAAGCTTATAAGAAAAAAGTTGAAAGCTTTTTAACTAAATATGTAGATTAA
- a CDS encoding DUF871 domain-containing protein: MGKLGISIYPERSTFEKDKAYLDLAHKYGFKRVFTSLLQITEDKEKVLAEFKKVVDYANSLGMEVMVDINPALFEQLEISYDDLSFFDEMGAYGVRLDVGFTGAEEAKMTRNPYGIKIEINMSTGTSYVDNIMSYSPNTDNLLGSHNFYPHRYSGLGYDHFVFCSEKFRKYNLNTMAFVNSHDATFGPWPTQDGLCSLEDHRDLEIATQVKHLVLTGLIDDILVGNAYASEAELKAMSEAFKAEYPSVKVDVAKDITDDEREVLFTSLHSYRGDRSEYILRSTMTRIHFKDRAFPAHNTKDMTKGDVLIDNVGYGQYKGETQIALKEMKNDGRVNIVGRISDDELFLLDFLKPWSSFKLIENNK; this comes from the coding sequence ATGGGAAAATTAGGTATTTCTATTTATCCAGAACGTTCAACTTTTGAAAAGGACAAAGCATATCTAGATTTAGCACATAAATATGGATTTAAGCGTGTTTTTACAAGTTTACTTCAAATCACAGAAGACAAAGAAAAGGTTTTAGCAGAGTTTAAAAAAGTTGTTGATTACGCTAACAGTCTTGGAATGGAAGTGATGGTCGACATTAATCCTGCCTTATTTGAACAATTAGAAATTTCTTATGATGACTTATCATTTTTTGATGAAATGGGTGCGTATGGTGTCCGTTTAGATGTTGGTTTTACTGGTGCTGAAGAAGCGAAAATGACTCGCAATCCATACGGCATCAAAATCGAAATTAACATGAGTACAGGAACAAGTTATGTAGACAATATTATGAGTTACTCACCGAATACAGATAACTTATTGGGTTCACATAATTTCTATCCACATCGTTATTCTGGTTTAGGCTATGATCATTTTGTTTTTTGTTCTGAAAAATTTAGAAAATACAATTTAAACACAATGGCTTTTGTGAACTCACACGATGCAACATTTGGGCCTTGGCCGACGCAAGATGGCTTGTGTTCATTAGAGGATCACCGCGATCTAGAAATCGCTACACAAGTGAAACACTTAGTATTAACTGGTTTGATCGATGATATCTTAGTTGGTAATGCCTATGCATCTGAGGCTGAATTAAAAGCGATGTCCGAGGCGTTCAAGGCTGAATACCCATCTGTGAAAGTAGATGTTGCAAAAGATATTACAGATGATGAAAGAGAAGTCTTGTTCACAAGCCTTCATAGCTATCGTGGAGACCGTTCAGAATATATATTGCGTTCAACTATGACACGTATTCACTTTAAAGACCGTGCCTTTCCTGCTCATAACACAAAAGATATGACAAAAGGAGATGTTTTGATCGACAATGTTGGATATGGTCAGTACAAAGGTGAAACACAAATTGCCTTGAAAGAAATGAAAAATGATGGACGAGTGAATATTGTTGGACGTATTTCTGACGATGAATTATTCTTATTAGATTTCTTGAAACCTTGGTCTAGTTTTAAATTAATTGAAAATAATAAATAA
- a CDS encoding pseudouridine synthase encodes MERLQKVIAHAGIASRRKAEEYIVNGRVKVNGKIIRELGTQVGKNDKVEVDDVPIYKEEYGYYLFYKPKGVISAVSDDKGRKVVTDFFSHIKERIYPVGRLDYDTSGLLLLTNDGEFSQKLTHPSHEIDKVYVAKVKGLAKKHDLLPLTKGMKIEGYKTAPAAFEIISVDLKTNTSIVELTIHEGRNHQVKKMLQAVGYPVQKLKREKYGDLTLKGLRPGEYRNLNKKEISVLMNQSK; translated from the coding sequence ATGGAAAGACTTCAAAAAGTAATTGCGCATGCAGGAATTGCATCACGTAGAAAAGCAGAAGAATATATTGTCAACGGACGTGTAAAAGTAAATGGGAAAATCATTCGAGAATTAGGAACGCAAGTAGGGAAAAATGATAAGGTTGAAGTAGATGATGTGCCAATTTACAAAGAAGAATATGGTTATTATCTTTTCTACAAACCAAAAGGCGTCATCTCCGCTGTTTCGGATGATAAAGGTCGAAAAGTTGTTACAGACTTTTTCTCTCACATCAAAGAACGAATTTATCCTGTTGGACGATTGGATTATGATACCTCTGGATTATTACTATTAACGAACGATGGTGAGTTTTCTCAAAAATTGACTCACCCAAGTCATGAAATCGATAAAGTTTATGTGGCAAAAGTAAAAGGATTAGCTAAAAAACATGATTTGCTTCCACTGACTAAGGGAATGAAAATCGAAGGGTACAAAACTGCGCCAGCTGCTTTTGAAATCATATCTGTCGATCTTAAAACAAACACGAGCATTGTTGAATTGACGATTCATGAAGGTCGTAATCACCAAGTGAAAAAAATGCTTCAGGCAGTAGGTTATCCAGTTCAGAAATTAAAAAGAGAAAAATACGGTGATTTGACCTTAAAAGGACTACGTCCAGGTGAATACCGCAACTTAAATAAAAAAGAAATTAGTGTTTTAATGAATCAATCAAAATAA
- a CDS encoding RecQ family ATP-dependent DNA helicase yields the protein MRVDLEHVLQDKFGFSTFKPGQKEVIEQLIKKQDTLAVLPTGTGKSLCYQLVGQLVKGNVIIVSPLLSLMEDQVIQLQKKGEASVIALNSSLSFIEKHYVLNHLSHYKYILISPETLTQKDVRKRIAELTIALFVVDEAHCVSQWGVDFRPEYTKLAKIQAECGYPLTLALTATATPAVKKEIIKQLFSHRKTISEVIFSVNRPNIGLIVNQTTEKSDTLISYLTELKNRGIVYCATRKTAERINRLINAQTNLKSAFYHGGLTANERSLLQQQFVSNQLDVLCATNAFGMGIDKPDVRFVIHYDCPDSLENYVQEIGRAGRDGQASVAILLYQQGDESIHHYFQSESRLDRELLNELAEIQTEDQETILPTLNEIQQKWLQGYFEKEYTIEELEQRLLRKEKERQQQLNVMLNYINEEKCRRVFIQQYFSETITKSTQENCCDCCGLSFDNYKGQIVQSPEEKEISEQWEDILIRLFKE from the coding sequence ATGAGAGTGGATTTAGAACATGTATTACAAGATAAATTTGGCTTCAGTACATTTAAACCAGGGCAAAAAGAAGTAATTGAGCAGCTGATAAAGAAGCAAGATACATTAGCTGTCTTGCCAACAGGTACTGGAAAATCCTTGTGTTACCAGCTAGTTGGACAATTAGTTAAAGGGAATGTGATTATAGTTTCACCACTTCTATCTTTAATGGAAGATCAAGTGATTCAGCTTCAAAAAAAGGGGGAAGCAAGTGTTATTGCTCTAAATAGCAGTTTGTCTTTTATTGAAAAGCACTATGTATTAAATCATTTAAGTCACTATAAATATATTTTGATCAGCCCAGAAACATTAACTCAAAAAGATGTTCGAAAAAGAATAGCTGAATTAACAATTGCTTTATTTGTAGTAGATGAAGCCCATTGTGTTTCTCAGTGGGGCGTTGATTTTAGACCAGAATATACCAAGCTAGCTAAAATCCAAGCAGAATGCGGTTATCCATTGACTTTGGCATTAACAGCCACAGCAACTCCAGCTGTAAAAAAAGAGATTATTAAGCAATTATTTTCTCATCGCAAAACAATTTCGGAAGTTATTTTTTCTGTGAACCGACCAAATATTGGTTTAATTGTCAATCAAACAACTGAAAAAAGTGATACATTAATTTCTTATCTGACAGAATTAAAAAACAGAGGAATCGTGTATTGTGCAACTAGAAAAACAGCAGAGAGAATCAATCGATTAATCAATGCACAGACGAATTTAAAATCAGCATTTTATCACGGGGGTCTGACTGCCAATGAGCGTAGTTTGTTGCAACAACAGTTTGTTTCAAATCAATTAGATGTTCTATGTGCGACAAATGCTTTTGGCATGGGGATCGATAAGCCGGATGTACGCTTTGTTATTCACTATGATTGCCCGGATAGTTTAGAAAATTATGTTCAAGAAATTGGCCGGGCAGGTCGTGATGGGCAGGCTAGTGTAGCGATTTTACTCTATCAACAAGGTGATGAATCTATTCACCATTATTTTCAATCTGAAAGTCGGCTTGATCGAGAACTTTTAAATGAACTAGCTGAAATCCAAACTGAAGATCAAGAAACCATTTTACCTACACTAAATGAAATTCAACAAAAATGGCTGCAAGGATATTTTGAAAAGGAGTACACAATCGAAGAATTAGAACAAAGATTATTAAGAAAAGAGAAAGAACGTCAACAACAGTTAAATGTTATGTTAAACTATATCAATGAAGAAAAATGCCGTCGGGTGTTCATTCAGCAGTATTTTTCAGAAACAATCACAAAATCAACACAAGAAAATTGTTGTGATTGTTGCGGCTTATCCTTTGACAACTATAAAGGGCAAATAGTACAATCACCAGAAGAAAAGGAAATCTCCGAACAGTGGGAGGACATTTTAATAAGATTATTTAAAGAATGA
- a CDS encoding SAG1386/EF1546 family surface-associated protein, giving the protein MSKKDKKKPSGAREPWEQSIYDTDKNAGGSRSEKRQQKKGNTVFLTILVILLLLIITLPVGTYLYVMRDKSDNKEASQPSSSVVVQSSTKNSSTQPSSSSASSSQEQPASSSEVAGESSAPQETTPTSAPQEAAVYTEVLNGEGPNQVATRNGITTDELLQLNGLTLNSVLQPGQSLRVK; this is encoded by the coding sequence GTGAGTAAAAAAGATAAGAAAAAACCATCAGGTGCACGTGAACCTTGGGAGCAGTCAATTTATGATACGGATAAGAATGCTGGGGGCTCTCGCTCAGAAAAACGTCAACAAAAAAAGGGCAATACGGTCTTTCTAACAATTTTAGTTATTCTATTATTATTGATTATTACTTTACCAGTTGGAACCTATCTTTATGTTATGAGAGATAAATCTGACAATAAAGAGGCTAGCCAACCATCATCATCTGTAGTTGTTCAATCATCGACAAAAAACAGTTCAACTCAGCCATCCTCTTCAAGTGCTAGTTCTTCGCAAGAGCAACCGGCATCGTCTTCAGAAGTAGCAGGCGAAAGTAGTGCACCACAAGAAACCACGCCGACAAGTGCACCACAAGAAGCAGCTGTATATACTGAAGTGCTTAATGGAGAAGGACCAAATCAAGTTGCCACAAGAAATGGGATAACAACAGATGAGCTATTACAATTAAATGGCTTAACTTTGAATTCTGTTTTACAACCTGGACAATCATTACGTGTAAAATAG
- a CDS encoding ECF transporter S component, which translates to MRNNKVQKMVSVAMLAAIGVVLQFVAFPIIPSLSFLKIDFSDIPVMISMFLFGPLAGISTAFIRSVLHLFTTGASPQNLVGDVASFFATTVFTLPMYYFFKRGSDKLSNKILGVSTGIIALTVFMGVANYFVITPIYLQLFGVSAGQFLGMSLAKYVTIGIIPFNLIKGTIVSAVFLVLHAKLLPWLSRKQYQLGHKKTITK; encoded by the coding sequence ATGCGAAACAACAAGGTACAAAAAATGGTAAGTGTAGCAATGTTAGCAGCAATAGGTGTGGTTTTACAATTTGTAGCGTTCCCGATCATACCATCATTAAGTTTTTTAAAAATCGATTTCAGTGACATTCCCGTTATGATCAGTATGTTTTTATTTGGTCCGTTAGCTGGTATAAGTACCGCGTTCATAAGATCAGTATTGCATCTGTTTACGACAGGAGCATCACCGCAAAATTTAGTGGGGGATGTAGCTAGCTTTTTTGCAACAACTGTTTTCACTTTACCAATGTATTATTTTTTCAAGCGAGGAAGCGACAAGCTTTCAAACAAAATTTTAGGAGTCTCTACAGGGATAATTGCTCTAACTGTTTTCATGGGTGTAGCAAATTATTTTGTGATTACACCAATTTATTTGCAACTATTCGGCGTATCAGCGGGGCAATTTTTAGGAATGTCACTAGCGAAATATGTTACGATTGGAATTATTCCATTCAACTTGATTAAAGGCACAATTGTAAGTGCTGTTTTCTTAGTACTTCATGCAAAACTTTTGCCGTGGTTATCCAGAAAACAATATCAGTTGGGGCATAAAAAGACAATAACAAAATAA
- a CDS encoding helix-turn-helix domain-containing protein — protein sequence MEPSFILALFQHGYKVRTSTLYHLLKGKRTSSVLLYGFLYENLRFFQLFPLLSDKQFHTIIKELGKQDLLNLTSDGEAQITSKGIQVAVYDVHHFSWINNYRFGKTDETIWRLLQFTVQVVSNLSYTNKHYVPLEQSPLYQKQVKMYIKSMPKAQLIETVKKEWTLLFSHLTNDEANFFAQQFSGYQQIGKTSFQLMKDDDNTFERQLYKKEKLHHLLDTICLMPDGSFLKKLVLPLVKQNENKSMSETSSYMKTQLPIEALAQKRRVKISTIKDHLMELALTKDFPFERFISKETEQFLFEYPKPYQEWTYRSVKQNSPELDYFEFRLYQIQKIREERESRQ from the coding sequence ATGGAACCTTCCTTTATTTTAGCTTTATTTCAGCATGGATACAAGGTACGCACTTCAACTTTGTATCATCTTTTAAAAGGCAAGCGGACAAGTTCTGTATTGCTATATGGTTTTTTATATGAAAACTTACGATTTTTCCAGCTATTTCCATTATTATCTGACAAACAATTTCATACTATAATAAAAGAATTAGGTAAACAAGACTTATTGAATCTGACATCTGATGGCGAAGCTCAGATAACGTCTAAAGGTATACAGGTCGCAGTTTATGATGTCCATCATTTTTCTTGGATCAACAATTATCGATTTGGGAAAACAGATGAAACGATTTGGCGTTTATTACAATTTACGGTGCAAGTTGTTTCTAATTTATCTTATACGAATAAACATTACGTTCCATTAGAACAATCGCCATTGTATCAAAAACAAGTGAAAATGTATATAAAATCAATGCCTAAAGCGCAGTTGATCGAAACAGTCAAGAAAGAATGGACGCTGTTATTTTCTCATCTAACGAACGATGAAGCAAATTTTTTTGCTCAACAATTTTCGGGCTATCAACAAATCGGTAAAACATCGTTTCAATTAATGAAGGATGATGATAACACCTTTGAGCGACAGTTATATAAAAAAGAAAAACTCCATCATCTACTGGATACGATTTGTCTAATGCCAGATGGTAGTTTCTTAAAAAAGTTGGTTCTTCCTTTAGTGAAACAAAATGAAAATAAAAGTATGAGTGAAACAAGTTCATATATGAAAACGCAGCTTCCGATAGAAGCGTTAGCTCAGAAAAGAAGGGTCAAAATAAGCACAATCAAAGATCATCTTATGGAATTAGCCTTAACTAAGGATTTTCCGTTTGAACGCTTTATATCCAAAGAAACAGAACAATTCTTATTTGAATACCCTAAACCATATCAAGAATGGACATATCGGTCAGTCAAACAAAACAGTCCTGAACTGGACTACTTTGAGTTTCGTTTATACCAAATTCAAAAAATTAGAGAAGAAAGAGAATCACGCCAATGA
- a CDS encoding segregation/condensation protein A — MQEINVKLDVFEGPLDLLLHLIQKLEIDIYDIPIAAVTEQYMNYIHTMKTLELEIAGEYLVMAATLMAIKSKMLLPKQELEMTEDDEILDGEDPRDALVAQLLEYRKFKYAAGLLHEKESERSLYYTKEPMDIDEYKEDNPLLEPNQLNTIDLFLAFHAMLEKKKSRQPVETTVTGDDVSIEEKIATITQKMCQIDRNTPINFESFFTNYSKQEVVTTFMALLELMKKGVVHVEQEDNYSTILLYNTSEEIETSTEETA, encoded by the coding sequence TTGCAGGAAATTAATGTGAAATTGGATGTATTTGAAGGACCACTCGATCTTCTTTTACATTTGATTCAAAAATTGGAAATCGATATTTATGACATTCCGATTGCTGCAGTAACGGAACAGTATATGAACTATATCCATACAATGAAAACGTTGGAGTTAGAAATTGCTGGGGAATATCTAGTGATGGCAGCAACATTGATGGCAATCAAAAGTAAGATGCTTTTGCCCAAACAAGAGTTGGAAATGACAGAAGACGATGAAATCTTAGATGGTGAAGACCCACGAGATGCGTTGGTTGCTCAATTATTAGAATATCGTAAATTTAAATATGCAGCGGGTCTTTTGCATGAAAAAGAATCTGAAAGAAGTCTTTATTATACAAAAGAACCCATGGACATAGATGAATATAAAGAAGACAATCCTTTATTGGAACCGAATCAACTGAATACAATCGATCTTTTTCTAGCTTTTCATGCAATGCTAGAAAAGAAAAAAAGTCGTCAGCCAGTCGAAACAACGGTTACTGGAGATGATGTATCGATTGAAGAAAAGATTGCAACAATCACGCAAAAAATGTGTCAGATCGATCGGAATACACCGATAAACTTTGAGTCTTTTTTTACGAACTATTCTAAACAAGAAGTTGTTACGACCTTTATGGCTTTGTTGGAATTGATGAAAAAAGGGGTCGTTCATGTAGAACAAGAGGACAATTATAGTACCATTTTACTCTATAATACATCCGAAGAGATTGAAACAAGTACGGAGGAAACAGCGTGA
- the scpB gene encoding SMC-Scp complex subunit ScpB: MTTVSQIEAILFVVGEEGIGLEELSYLLGLSTAKTYEALTALKERYESDEQTALNILEVGNHFILSTKKNFAPLLKKYAQSPISNSLSQAALETLSIVAYKQPISRVEVDEIRGVQSAGSMQKLVARQLIEEKGRVDGPGRAILYGTTAYFMDYFGLRSLEELPDIHQMEEEIAEELPLDLFFDRYKELNEDPPTTDINESEEEN, translated from the coding sequence GTGACCACAGTTAGTCAAATCGAAGCGATTTTATTTGTTGTTGGTGAAGAAGGAATTGGTTTAGAAGAATTGTCTTATTTATTAGGACTATCTACCGCCAAAACATATGAAGCATTGACCGCTTTAAAAGAGCGCTATGAATCAGATGAACAAACCGCATTAAATATTTTAGAAGTTGGAAATCACTTTATATTATCTACGAAAAAAAACTTTGCGCCGTTATTAAAAAAATATGCACAATCACCTATCTCGAATTCTTTGTCCCAAGCAGCCCTTGAGACATTGTCGATCGTTGCTTACAAGCAGCCAATTTCAAGAGTAGAAGTAGATGAGATTAGAGGTGTTCAGTCAGCAGGGTCTATGCAAAAATTAGTTGCTCGCCAACTGATTGAAGAAAAAGGACGGGTGGACGGACCTGGTCGAGCTATTTTATATGGTACCACTGCTTATTTCATGGATTATTTTGGTTTGAGATCCTTAGAAGAGTTACCAGATATCCATCAAATGGAAGAAGAAATCGCTGAAGAGTTACCTTTAGACCTCTTTTTCGACCGTTACAAAGAATTAAATGAAGATCCGCCAACAACGGACATAAATGAATCGGAGGAAGAAAACTAA